TCCAGGGTACAGCCGTTTGGGTGTAGTAAACCATAAACCCCAAGGATGTATTGATGACTTTCTGACCAAAACCAGGGGGTTGAAATTGAAGCATAAATTAATCCCGCATAATTCGTAATTTGTAATTCGTAATTCGTAATTTTGTTATTATGGACTACAAACTCTTTCTAAATATTAAGCACGGTTAGCTTAATCCAAGAGAAGCCTCTCATTCACTCTGTACTCAGAGGAATGATGAGATGAATCTTGGGGCAATGACGAATTGACTTCCGACTTATGTTAACCGTAGGTTAACGCGGGAGTGAAGTCGATGAGGAATTGCCAATTACGGCACGATTTGACATAAACCAGATCTCCTTTTAACAGGATTGACTTTATTAACGTTAACCACCTTATTTTTGACACCAGGATAGTTTTTCAACTTCACACCAGTACCTAAGTTTTGCATTCCAATAACTTCGTATACCTGACCTTCAAATTGAACTAAATCCTTGGGTTGGTATCGGTAACGGTATTTTTTAATTCGACGTTGCCCTTTTGATACTTTGTGTTTCCGGTAAAGTCTCAAGTTTTCACCATTTTTTTGTTTGTTGCGAGTTCTCCTACCTGAGGATAATTCCGAACCAGATTTAGTTGAGCCGTCTCTACTATCAATATATTTGGCATCATAGAACTGCTCCATCGAGCGCTTATTTCGCCTAATTTGTTCTAGGATTAATGATTCTACTCTTTTCTGAATAGTACCACCTGCAACAACAAATGCATCGTTGTGATGAGATTTTTCTATTTTAAATTCTCTTCTAATGCCTTTGGTGATGTAGCCATAAGTTGAACTATATCGTCCATCATTAGTCAAACGCCATCTAACTGTTGTCATAAAGGTTTCACCTTTAAATGACTTCAGCTTTGGCTCCCATCCACAAAGGAAACCACTCTTTTTATGATTTTTGGATGCATGGCATTTATTACATAAGGTAATCAGGTTGGCAGGTCTATCTGTTCTGTCTTCTTTCCAAAACCCTAAGTGATGTACTTCTAATATTGGATTGACATCTTTATTTTTACAATTGGGGTTTTGACATTTATGCCCATCTCTGTGCAAAATGTATTCACGTAAATTATCAAAGCCATATTTTTCTCCCTGTTGATAACCCACACCTTGGATTTCAGCATCCTTTATTCTCTGAATGTCAAAACTAGCTACTTCAATCGTAATTTTTTTGACTGGAACTATTTTCTGAATTTTATCAATGATTTTGTGATGAGTATCTAGTTTGTGCTGAATACTTGGTGCTAGCCAATTGTCTTTACGCCTACGATTATCAAATCTTGGCGCACGATATCTTTTTCTATTTCTTCTTTGCTGACGGTATTTTTTTCGTTCTGTCAATCGTTCAGACACACCTTTTAACATCTGAACTTCACCACCAATTAATTCTTCTTTCTCGTTGACTACACTGTACCCAATATTTTGATAACCTGCATCAATCCCTAAATTTCCTGGTTGAGTATAACCACTAGAACCATAAATTAATTGAATGGTAAATGGAGCGCGACAATAAATTTTGGCTTTCCCTTCCTTCAAAAGCAACCGAGCTTTACGGGGAGTCGTAGGCATTAACGGTTTGCCGTGTTTGTTGACAACGTAGACTTTCATGATTTGTATTCCTAATAAACAGGTAATCGCCTTACAGCGTGGTTCCCTTTGCCAATGTTTATCCAGGTTTTATACCAGCAACACTTTTCCTCTTCCTGTAGAAATGTTTAATCACTGGTCGTAGAGTTCAGAACTAGGGATCGAGACGCTACTCTCTGTATTCTGAAGTACCTATATATTCTGGTTAAACGTGGTGATTTCTTGCGTAACGAACCACCTAGGCTAATGACGTACTTCCTAATTTCTTAAGAAGCCCACATTCACCCTGTACCCAGGGGAATGTGTGGAGTCGTCACCGGAAGATAAAAGACTCAGAGGTAGTTTCTTGTAGTGGGAAACGTACATTATTATAACTTAATTGGGGAATAATTAATATATAGAGTTAAAAGTACTGCTTATGCCCTTAACAACCTCTGCTTGTTGTGCGGTTACCCTGAATCAACAACAGGAGCAAAATATTCAGCTTCACAAGCAATGCGCTGATGCTTCAGCCAACAACAGTAAGTGTACATCAAAAACTTGCACTGTGACTGTTGTTGAAAATGGTCGAGTTGTCGTCAAACCAGCACCAGCACAACCTCAAGAAGATTCTACGACTCGGCTTTTAGGACTGATTTAATTCTTCACCACAAAGGTGCGAGATATTGGTTGCTGTTTTCTCCTAAAATGTTTGCAACCAGTACAGTTTGGCTATTTTGTTAGGTAGAAGCTTAAGAATGTGAAAACTATGCGATATTATGTAATGATGTTTAAAAAACTAATGTACTCGCATCCCAAGCCCTCCTTACCTCTACCTTTGTGCTTGTAACATTCCAGGCATCTCTCTAACGAATGCTGACTTAACTGTTTTGCTGAGGGTTTCAAAAATTTCTTGACTAACTAGCTGTCTCATGAATCCAGTGATATTGGCAAGGTTGCAAAACTTATGTCGAGATGAAGCAGCATTTCAAATGCTCAAGCAGATTCTGGCGGAAGAATTTCAACAATTGCAGCAAGAGATCGATCGAGCACATTTCCTCGTAGAGCAACACAAAGCATTGTTCCGGGTGATTACTCGTCTGCGGGAACCTCTAAATACGGACAAGATTTTTCAAGCCACAGCGACTGAGGTTCGCCAACTCTTGAAAGCAGATCGTGTAGGGATGTTTCGCTTCTACCCAAACTCAGGCTGGAATGATGGAGAATTTGTTTCTGAAGATGTAGATCGAGCTTTTGGGTCAGCTATGGCGCAAAAAATCCACGACCACTGCTTTGGAGACCAATTTGCAGTTCATTATCAACAAGGCCAAATTCAGGCAGTGGCAGATATTTACAATTATGGGCTGAGCAACTGTCACATCCAGATTCTTGCCCAATTTCAGATCCGAGCAAACTTAGTAGTGCCGCTATTACAGGGTCAGAATCTTTGGGGATTGCTTTGTATTCACCAGTGCAGTAAACCGCGAGAGTGGCAAGCAACAGAAATTGAGTTCGCCACTCAAATAGCCAGTCATTTAGGAGTAGCCCTCCAGCATGCAGAACTTTTGGCTGACTTACAGGCAGAAGTGGTAGAACGCCAGCAAGCAGAGCAATCAGTTAAATTGGTGAACCAGGATCTGCAACGAGCGATCGTTGAACTACAAGCAGTCAATAAAGAGTTGGAGGCTTTTAGCTATTCTGTCTCCCATGACTTGCGTGCTCCTTTACGCAGTATTGATGGTTTCAGTCAAGCTTTGCTAGAAGATTGCTACGATATGCTGAACAGAAATGGGCAAGACCATTTGCGGCGAATTCGGGCAGCCACTCAACGGATGGGGCAATTGATCGACGATCTCCTTAACCTATCTCGTGTCACGCGCAGCGATATGTGTTTGGAACTTGTAGATCTGAGTCGGTTAGCGAGTGATATTTGTACCGATCTACAGCAAAACCAGCCACAACGGAAAGTAGAGTTTGTAATTCAAACAGGACTAACAGCCCAAGGAGATAATCATCTACTGCGAGTGTTGTTAGAGAATTTACTGAATAATGCGTGGAAATTTACCTCCAAGCATACTCAAGCACGGATTGAGTTTGGAGTGATGTCCAGCGAAAGCAGCATCCCAGTATACTTTGTTCGAGATGACGGTGCGGGCTTTGATATGACCTACGCCAACAAGTTATTTGGACCCTTCCAGAGGTTGCACAATATGAACGACTTTCCAGGCAATGGGATCGGACTAGCAACAGTTTATCGCATTGTATATCGCCATGGTGGTCGGGTATGGGCAGAAGGAGAAGTGGAACAGGGAGCTACTTTTTACTTCACATTAGTCGCAGAGGGGGTAAAGAAATGAGCGAGAATCACAAAACAATTCTTTTAGTGGAGGATAATCCGGATGATGAAGCGTTGACAATCAGAGCGCTTCAACGCAGTCATATCAGCAATGAGATCGTGGTGGCTCATGACGGGGTTGAAGCTTTGGATTACTTGTTTGGCATTGGCATTTATGCCGAACGGGATATTAGCGTCAAGCCTACGGTGATTTTACTAGATCTAAAACTGCCTCGTGTTGATGGCATAGAAGTTTTGCGCCGTTTGCGAGAAGATGAACGCACTAAATTGCTACCCGTGGTGGTTCTAACCACCTCTAACGAAGAACAGGATATGCTCGATAGCTACAGCCTGGGATGCAACAGTTACATCCGCAAACCTGTGGATTTTCTTCAGTTTTCAGAGGCAATCCGTCAATTGGGGATGTATTGGCTCTTGATAAATGAACCACCACCTGACTTGAAAGAGCAGGGGGCAGGGCGCATGGAGCAGGGGGAAAATCAATAAATTTCATCCGTTCTGGTGTACGCAGTTTATGACGGCTATTTAAGGAGTTGGCGAAGATGATCTCTCACCTACGCGTTCTCATTGTTGAGGATTCGGAAGATGATGCTTTCTTGGTCTTAAGAGAATTGCGTCGGGGTGGCTATACTCTGGACTATGTTCGAGTAGATACTCCGGTTGCAATGCGTGCAGCTCTCGATCGCCAACCATGGGATATCGTAATTGCAGACTATAATATGCCTGCTTTCAGCGCCCCAGAAGCTCTTAAACTTCTCCAGAGTCGGAAGGTAGATTTACCATTTATTATCGTCTCCGGCGCAATTGGAGAGGATATTGCCGTTGCTGCAATGAAAGCAGGAGCGCATGACTACTTAATAAAAGGTAATCTAACTCGCTTAGTACCCGCAGTGGAGAGAGAGTTGCGGGAGGCTATTGAGCGGCACAAACGGCACAGTGCAGAACGAGCTTTACAGGAAGCACAACAACAAATCCGCGAACAAGCTGCGTTGTTAAATGTTACAACTGACGCAATTTTTGTTCAAGATTTGGAGTACCACTTCTTATTCTGGAATAAAGGTGCCGAACGCTTGTATGGATGGGAAGCAGCAGAAGCCCTTGGTAAGCGTGCTACCGAACTTCTGTACGAATCTGAGGAAACTTTGCCCCAATTTGAAGCAATACAGACAACGTTAGCCAAAGAGGGTCAATGGCAAGGTGAATTGCAGCAAGTCACAAAAGACGGCAAAAATATTATAGTCGAAAGTCGCTGGACACTTGTACTTGATGAAGTTGGCAACCTTAAATTTATTCTCACTGTCAGTACTGATATTACTGAAAAAAAACAACTCGAAGCACAATTTTTCCGAACTCAAAGGTTAGAAAGCTTGGGTACTCTCGCTAGCGGAATCGCTCACGACTTTAACAATATCCTCACTCCCATTTTAGCAGTTGCCCAATTACTGTCTCTCAAATTTCCCAACCTTGATGAGAACACTCAGCAATTATTGAGGATGTTGGAAGATAGCAGTAAGCGTGGTGCTGATTTAGTCAAGCAAATTTTGTCGTTTAGTCGAGGAGTGGAAGGGAGTTATACCGTTGTCCAGATTCGGCATTTACTTTTAGATGTCACCCAGGTGGCTCAACGAACTTTCCCAAAATCCATAGAAACTCAAACTCACATAGCGTCAGATCTTTGGACTGTTTGTGCAGATGCTACTCAACTTCATCAGGTATTGATGAACCTTTGTGTCAATGCTCGTGATGCTATGCCTAATGGCGGTACGCTCAACATTAGCGCCGAAAACCTTTGGATTGACGAAAACTATGCTCGAATGTATGTCGATGCTAAAGAAGGTCCTTACGTTGTAGTGACTATTGCGGATACCGGAACAGGCATTCCACCAGAAATTATAGACCGCATTTTCGATCCTTTTTTTACTACTAAAGAATTGGGTAAAGGGACTGGATTAGGGCTTTCCACTGCCATGGGTATTATTAAAAAACACGGTGGTTTTGTGAATGTGTACAGCCAGGTAGGAAAAGGAAGTCGCTTTCAGATGTATTTGCCAAGTAGCCAAGTTACGGAAACTCCAGCAGTAACTGATGTAGATTTACCTCACGGTCGTGGCGAATGGATTTTGGTGGTAGATGATGAAACCACAATTTGCGAGATTGCTAAAACGACCCTGGAGAGCTATAATTACAACGTTTTAACTGCCAGTGATGGAATTGAGGCACTTGCACTCTACGCTCAGTATAAGGGTAAAATCAGCGCGGTGTTGATAGACCTGATGATGCCCGGTATGGATGGTTCCACCACAATTCTCACGTTGCAACGCATGAATCCACAGGTACGAATTATTGCAACGAGCGGGCTGATGAGCAATTGGACAACAGCTCAAAAGAAAAGTCTTGGATGCCAAGACTTCTTGCCAAAACCTTTCACAGCTAGGACATTGCTAAATACCTTGCGAGATGTAATCCGCTCTCATTGAGAATGAATTGGTAAAGAAATAGTAAACTCAGTACCTTTATCTAATTCCGACTTGCAAGTGATTTTGCCACCATGTTTTTCCACTACAATCTGATGAGTAATGGCTAAACCCAACCCAGTACCAACGCCTCGGGGTTTGGTTGTAAAAAATGTTTCAAATATTTTACTCTGATTTTCTAAGGGAATGCCCAGACCGTTATCTGCAATTCGCACAAGAATCCAATTTTGCTCGTAAATTTCGGTTGTTATGGTAATTTCAGGTTGAAATTGCGAATTGACAGCTAATTTTTCCTCTAAAGTGTCAATAGCATTGCTTAAAAGATTCATAAACACCTGGTACAGTAATCCCATATAACCTGCGATCGCAAAAATATCACCGTAGTTGCGAACGACTTTAATGTTCTGTTTTAACCGACTGTTAAGAATCGATAAAGTGCTGTCAATACAGGGGTGTATATTCACTGGCTGTGCATCACTTCCATCAAGACGGGCAAAGTCTTTTAAACTCCCAGCAATTTCTCTGGTTCGGATAGCTCCAAATTCTATCGAATTTAAAAGTTTTGGTAAATCATCTTTAAGAAACTCTAAATCGATTGTCTGTGCAAGTACTTGCGTATCCGCAGAGGGGTTTGGAACTTCTTCTTGGTAGGCTTGTAACAATGCCAACAAATCGTCAATGTATGTTTTTGCGTGTACTAAGTTGGCAGAGATAAAACTCACGGGATTGTTAATTTCATGAGCAACTCCCGCAATCATTCTTCCCAAACTGGACAACTTCTCACTTTGAACTAATTGTGCTTGGGCTTCTGCTTGTTGTTCTTTTAACAGCTGCTTGACTTGTTGGATGAGCAAGTTTAAGGAGATAGCTAACTTGCCAACCTCATCTGTAGTCGTTACAGGTGTTTGCAAATCAAAGTTGCTTTCCTGGGTAACGCGTTGAGCAACATTTGTGACTGTCGTTAGAGGATGGGCAATGGCGCTACTTGTATAGAAAGCCAGGATAGCAGCCAACGCGGTTGAGAATAAAATACTTCCAATAATGAGCTGCAATCGCAGTCTTTCTGCAAGCAGCACATTCTTTTCTGCTTGAGTGCGATCGCGATACGAAGCTTGAATAACTTCAGTTAGATCGTCTGAGAAGCTATCAAATTTCAGTGCGATCGGGCTATTTGTAAAGTTTAATAAAACTTGCTGGGCAGTTGTCATCTCCTCTAACTTGAAAGAGGACATTTGAAGTTGTCCCATAAGTTTCTCTATTTGCTCCCAGTATTCTTCGGGTACACCTTTGTAAGTTTCTAACAGATCCGGTATACCGTCAGTATGCTTTTCTCGTTGATAACTTGTACGACTTACATAAGATGTTATTTTTGACAACAACTGATTAATTTCAGTTGTATGCTCTAGAAAATGAAAATGCTCTTCTTGTAAGAGTTTTGAGTTCTGAATCAAAGGAATAAACTGTTGTTGGTGAGTTCGCGTTTGCAGGATAGCATTTTGCAAGCGACTCAGAAGTTCTATTTCTTGGATGGCATGGTCGTGCTTTTCTTGGGCTTGGCGATGATAATACTCTCCAATTGTGATTCCTGCAATCGTTCCGACAATTGCTACACTAAGAGCAAGAGCATAGCCATATCCAATTTTTTGACTAATGCTCAGATGACTCAAAAACCGTTTAAACAAGTTATAAATAGAACTATTTTTTGAGGGCAAGCGTGTATTTTGCGTAACAGTCATAATTTTTGCCCTTAACTAAATATTTAAGCTATGTTGCAAAAAAATATAAGTGAGTCGATGCTCATAATTATCATTAGTTTGTAGTTGCGCTTTAGCGCTAAAGCGCAACTACGAACCAAATCCAAAGATTTTACTTTTCGTTACATAGTATGAATTTTTCTTACCGACTGACTTATGCAGAAAATATAACTTGATTTCTCAAGCCATACCATAGTGTTTCTACGTAAGAATGATTTATAAAAATTCACTTGTCTAATATAGAGATAACACAATGTGCGGCAAATAAGTTATTATAAAGAGTTGGGAGACTTTTTAGCGCTTTGCATGAGTTTATTTAGAATGAATTGGTAGAAACACTGTAAACTCAGTGCCTTTATCTAATTCCGAGTTGCAAGTGATTTTGCCCCTATGTTTTTCCACCACAATCTGATAAGTAATCGCTAAACCCAAACCAGTACCAACACCTCGGGGTTTGGTTGTGAAAAATGTTTCAAATATTTTGCTCTGATTTTCTAAAGAAATACCGGAGCCGTTATCTCCAATTCGCACGACAACCAAATTTAAATCGCCCAGTTCAGTTGTAATTCTAATTTCAGGTAAAAATTGAGGATTGTCTGTAGTTTTTTCTTCTAAAGCATCAATGGCATTAGATAATAAATTCATAAACACTTGATATAACAATCCGGGATAGCCTGAAACATTTGGAATGTCTCCATAGCTACGTACAATATTAATGCCTTTTTTCAAGCGATTTTGCAAAATTAAGAGCGTGCTGTTCAAACAAGCGTGTATATCTACAAACTGGATTTCACCTTCATCTAATCGAGAAAAATCTTTTAAACTTCGAGCAATTTCACGAGTTCTATCAGCACCAAATTCTATAGATTTCAAGAGTTTTGGCAAATCTACTTCTAAAAATTCTAAATCTATCTCCTCAGCTAGTACTTGGATGGAAATGGGGGGGTTAGGTATTTCAGTTTTGTAAGTTTGCAACAGGGTGAGAATATCATCAATATAGTTTTTTGCATGGACAAGATTGCCAGAAATAAAATTAACAGGATTGACAATCTCATGAGCAACTCCCGCAAGCATCCTTCCCAAACTACACATTTTCTCACTTTGAATAAGTCGAGCTTGGGTTTCCGCTTGTTGTTCTGCCAAAAGTTGCTTGACCTGTTGAATGAGTTGGTTGAGAGAGATAGCTAACTCTCCAACTTCGTCTTCTGTAATGACGGGTGCTTGCAAATCAAAATTGGCTTCTTTAGTGACTCGTTGAGCAACTGCTGTTACCGTTTTGATAGGGCGAGCAATAGTACGACTTGTGTAGAGAGCCAGAATTGTAGCAAGTGCTGTAGAGAACAATATACTGCCAATGGTAATTTGAACTTGCAGTGTAGCTGCCTGATTTTTAGCGATATCCGCTTGTTCTTGACGCTCGTGAATTAATATGGTAAAAGCCGTTAATTCATGAATAAATTTATTAAATCGAATTGCAGCAGAATTCTGGTAAAATTGCCAGATGAGCGATCGCGCTTCCAACTCTTCCTGATATTTTCCATTAGATACCAATTTTTCCAGCAAAAGTTTAAACTGTTGAAAATATTCTGTTACTGTCAGCTCGTGCTTTTCTAGAAAAACTTGTAGATCCTTTTGAGAATGCGTTTGACTAAATTCTTGCAACTGAGCAAGCAACTTTTCGGTTTCCTTTACATCAATCAATAAATCAGATTTTTCTGTTTGCAAAATCTGGGGTTGTTTCAAAAAAGGGATAATTTCTTGCTGATGGCTTTGGATTTCTAATAAAGCGCCTTGCAGTTCACTTAACAATCCTTCTTCTTCATCTGTGACTACCATTTGATATCTCACTTTTTGATAGTAGAGATCGCCAATTTCTAATCCTGCTATTATCCCCAAAACAGCAATTCCCAGAGACAGCCCATATCCCACGACAATTTTTTGTCGAATACTGAGTCGGTGGAATGCTCGTTTAACTAAGCTAGAATAGCTGGCTTGAGGTGTCGAAGTCATGCTGCACTCGATATGAATCTTTTTTAGCAAACGGTAGAGCACTAGAAACGAGGAACTAGTCTGGAAGGATTATACGCTAAATTTTATACAAAATATTTAATGATTTAGTAAATTACCATGCCACTACCCTGGGGAAAAATACGGAACCATCCTCAAACTATTAAGATCGAAGTATCGGAATATTAATAGCCCTTTTCCAGTATGCCTCTTCCCCGCGCGATCGCCTTGATTGTTGGTCTTATTATCATCCTGGGACTCAGCCTGTGGTTGATCAATTCTCTTATTCAGCTTTACTGGCAATTATCTTGGAGTTCTCCGTTACTGGGCAACTTACTCTTGATATTAGTCGTTATTTGTATAGCAGCGTTAATCGCTGGATTTGTTTACTATATACTAGTGATTCAGGCAGGAGAGCAGCGTCAACGCCGCAAGCGCAGACAGCAAGCAAACGTTCAAGTTCCAGACGCCAGACCCGAAGCGGCTTCTTCAACTTTACAAGCTGTGCGACAGCAGGTGGAACAAGTTCAAGATGAAGTCACCCGCCAAGCTTTACTGAGCAAATCGCGAGAAATTGAAGCTAATCTAGCTCGTGGTGAAATTCAAGTTGTGGTTTTTGGTACGGGGAGTGCGGGGAAAACCTCCCTAGTGAATGCCATCTTGGGACGCGTAATTGGCAAAGTTGATGCGCCCATGGGAACCACTCAAGTTGGGGAAACTTACTGTTTGAGGTTAAAGGGATTAGAACGCAAAATTTTAATTACGGATACACCAGGAATTTTAGAAGCAGGGGTAGCGGGAACAGAAAGGGAACAGCTTGCACGAGAACTGGCGACGGAAGCAAATTTACTATTATTTGTCGTAGATAATGATATTCGGCGCTCGGAATACGAACCGTTGCGAGCTCTGGCAGAAATTGGCAAGCGATCGCTTGTTGTCCTAAATAAAATAGATATCTATACAGATGAGAATAAAGAAGCTATTTTGGCACGTTTGCGCGAACGAGTGCGCGGATTTATTGCACCAAGTGATGTTGTGGGAATTTCTGCCAATCCTCAAGTGGTAGAGTTAGAAAACGGTGGCATCTTTCAACCAGACCCGGAAATTTTACCATTACTCAAACGGATGGCAGCAATTTTGCGAGCAGAGGGTGAAGATTTGGTGGCTGATAATATCCTCCTGCAATCCTTGCGCTTGGGAGAAGAAGCCCGAAAAATTATAGATGCCCAACGTCGCCGACAAGCTAATAAAATAGTTGATCGATTTCAATGGATTGTTGCTGGTGTAGTTTCAGTGACACCTATACCAGTGGTTGATTTACTAGCAACGGCTGCTGTGAACGCCCAAATGGTTGTAGAAATTGGCAGAGTTTACGGTTGTGACCTAAATTTGGAACGAGGAAAGGAATTAGCTCTGTCTTTAGGGAAAACGCTTGCTAGTTTGGGAATAGTTAAAGGAGCGTTGCAGTTAATTTCTGTGGCATTACAGACAAATCTTGGTACTTTTATTATTGGTAGAGCCATTCAAGGTGTGACAGCTGCCTATCTTACGCGGATTGCTGGGAAAAGTTTTATTGAGTATTTTCGCAATGACCAAGATTGGGGTGATGGAGGTATAACTGAGGTTGTGCAGCGTCAGTTCCAACTGAATCGTCGAGATGAATTTATGAAGTCATTCATTCAAGAAGCGATTGCACGAGTGGTTAAACCAGTGACCAGTGACCAGTGACCAGTGACCAGTGACCAGTGACCAGTGACCAGTGACCAGTGACCAGTGACGACCCCATTACAATATGAACATAACTATTAGGGAGTAATAATTATGCCTTATCGAAGGTAGATGAAGCTTGGGCTGATACATGGTTGCAGGGAAAGGAACTAAGGTAAACGATGAAACACGCTATTATTCTTTTTATACTCTAAATTTCTGTTATTATCCTTCAGTATTACTTATATTCCGATCAAAAAAAGTAATACATAATACTATTTTTGAAAAAAGTATCCGTAAAAATGACTAAGATA
This genomic interval from Scytonema hofmannii PCC 7110 contains the following:
- a CDS encoding hybrid sensor histidine kinase/response regulator, with protein sequence MISHLRVLIVEDSEDDAFLVLRELRRGGYTLDYVRVDTPVAMRAALDRQPWDIVIADYNMPAFSAPEALKLLQSRKVDLPFIIVSGAIGEDIAVAAMKAGAHDYLIKGNLTRLVPAVERELREAIERHKRHSAERALQEAQQQIREQAALLNVTTDAIFVQDLEYHFLFWNKGAERLYGWEAAEALGKRATELLYESEETLPQFEAIQTTLAKEGQWQGELQQVTKDGKNIIVESRWTLVLDEVGNLKFILTVSTDITEKKQLEAQFFRTQRLESLGTLASGIAHDFNNILTPILAVAQLLSLKFPNLDENTQQLLRMLEDSSKRGADLVKQILSFSRGVEGSYTVVQIRHLLLDVTQVAQRTFPKSIETQTHIASDLWTVCADATQLHQVLMNLCVNARDAMPNGGTLNISAENLWIDENYARMYVDAKEGPYVVVTIADTGTGIPPEIIDRIFDPFFTTKELGKGTGLGLSTAMGIIKKHGGFVNVYSQVGKGSRFQMYLPSSQVTETPAVTDVDLPHGRGEWILVVDDETTICEIAKTTLESYNYNVLTASDGIEALALYAQYKGKISAVLIDLMMPGMDGSTTILTLQRMNPQVRIIATSGLMSNWTTAQKKSLGCQDFLPKPFTARTLLNTLRDVIRSH
- the iscB gene encoding RNA-guided endonuclease IscB encodes the protein MKVYVVNKHGKPLMPTTPRKARLLLKEGKAKIYCRAPFTIQLIYGSSGYTQPGNLGIDAGYQNIGYSVVNEKEELIGGEVQMLKGVSERLTERKKYRQQRRNRKRYRAPRFDNRRRKDNWLAPSIQHKLDTHHKIIDKIQKIVPVKKITIEVASFDIQRIKDAEIQGVGYQQGEKYGFDNLREYILHRDGHKCQNPNCKNKDVNPILEVHHLGFWKEDRTDRPANLITLCNKCHASKNHKKSGFLCGWEPKLKSFKGETFMTTVRWRLTNDGRYSSTYGYITKGIRREFKIEKSHHNDAFVVAGGTIQKRVESLILEQIRRNKRSMEQFYDAKYIDSRDGSTKSGSELSSGRRTRNKQKNGENLRLYRKHKVSKGQRRIKKYRYRYQPKDLVQFEGQVYEVIGMQNLGTGVKLKNYPGVKNKVVNVNKVNPVKRRSGLCQIVP
- a CDS encoding YcjF family protein → MPLPRAIALIVGLIIILGLSLWLINSLIQLYWQLSWSSPLLGNLLLILVVICIAALIAGFVYYILVIQAGEQRQRRKRRQQANVQVPDARPEAASSTLQAVRQQVEQVQDEVTRQALLSKSREIEANLARGEIQVVVFGTGSAGKTSLVNAILGRVIGKVDAPMGTTQVGETYCLRLKGLERKILITDTPGILEAGVAGTEREQLARELATEANLLLFVVDNDIRRSEYEPLRALAEIGKRSLVVLNKIDIYTDENKEAILARLRERVRGFIAPSDVVGISANPQVVELENGGIFQPDPEILPLLKRMAAILRAEGEDLVADNILLQSLRLGEEARKIIDAQRRRQANKIVDRFQWIVAGVVSVTPIPVVDLLATAAVNAQMVVEIGRVYGCDLNLERGKELALSLGKTLASLGIVKGALQLISVALQTNLGTFIIGRAIQGVTAAYLTRIAGKSFIEYFRNDQDWGDGGITEVVQRQFQLNRRDEFMKSFIQEAIARVVKPVTSDQ
- a CDS encoding sensor histidine kinase encodes the protein MTVTQNTRLPSKNSSIYNLFKRFLSHLSISQKIGYGYALALSVAIVGTIAGITIGEYYHRQAQEKHDHAIQEIELLSRLQNAILQTRTHQQQFIPLIQNSKLLQEEHFHFLEHTTEINQLLSKITSYVSRTSYQREKHTDGIPDLLETYKGVPEEYWEQIEKLMGQLQMSSFKLEEMTTAQQVLLNFTNSPIALKFDSFSDDLTEVIQASYRDRTQAEKNVLLAERLRLQLIIGSILFSTALAAILAFYTSSAIAHPLTTVTNVAQRVTQESNFDLQTPVTTTDEVGKLAISLNLLIQQVKQLLKEQQAEAQAQLVQSEKLSSLGRMIAGVAHEINNPVSFISANLVHAKTYIDDLLALLQAYQEEVPNPSADTQVLAQTIDLEFLKDDLPKLLNSIEFGAIRTREIAGSLKDFARLDGSDAQPVNIHPCIDSTLSILNSRLKQNIKVVRNYGDIFAIAGYMGLLYQVFMNLLSNAIDTLEEKLAVNSQFQPEITITTEIYEQNWILVRIADNGLGIPLENQSKIFETFFTTKPRGVGTGLGLAITHQIVVEKHGGKITCKSELDKGTEFTISLPIHSQ
- a CDS encoding sensor histidine kinase; this translates as MTSTPQASYSSLVKRAFHRLSIRQKIVVGYGLSLGIAVLGIIAGLEIGDLYYQKVRYQMVVTDEEEGLLSELQGALLEIQSHQQEIIPFLKQPQILQTEKSDLLIDVKETEKLLAQLQEFSQTHSQKDLQVFLEKHELTVTEYFQQFKLLLEKLVSNGKYQEELEARSLIWQFYQNSAAIRFNKFIHELTAFTILIHERQEQADIAKNQAATLQVQITIGSILFSTALATILALYTSRTIARPIKTVTAVAQRVTKEANFDLQAPVITEDEVGELAISLNQLIQQVKQLLAEQQAETQARLIQSEKMCSLGRMLAGVAHEIVNPVNFISGNLVHAKNYIDDILTLLQTYKTEIPNPPISIQVLAEEIDLEFLEVDLPKLLKSIEFGADRTREIARSLKDFSRLDEGEIQFVDIHACLNSTLLILQNRLKKGINIVRSYGDIPNVSGYPGLLYQVFMNLLSNAIDALEEKTTDNPQFLPEIRITTELGDLNLVVVRIGDNGSGISLENQSKIFETFFTTKPRGVGTGLGLAITYQIVVEKHRGKITCNSELDKGTEFTVFLPIHSK
- a CDS encoding GAF domain-containing protein yields the protein MNPVILARLQNLCRDEAAFQMLKQILAEEFQQLQQEIDRAHFLVEQHKALFRVITRLREPLNTDKIFQATATEVRQLLKADRVGMFRFYPNSGWNDGEFVSEDVDRAFGSAMAQKIHDHCFGDQFAVHYQQGQIQAVADIYNYGLSNCHIQILAQFQIRANLVVPLLQGQNLWGLLCIHQCSKPREWQATEIEFATQIASHLGVALQHAELLADLQAEVVERQQAEQSVKLVNQDLQRAIVELQAVNKELEAFSYSVSHDLRAPLRSIDGFSQALLEDCYDMLNRNGQDHLRRIRAATQRMGQLIDDLLNLSRVTRSDMCLELVDLSRLASDICTDLQQNQPQRKVEFVIQTGLTAQGDNHLLRVLLENLLNNAWKFTSKHTQARIEFGVMSSESSIPVYFVRDDGAGFDMTYANKLFGPFQRLHNMNDFPGNGIGLATVYRIVYRHGGRVWAEGEVEQGATFYFTLVAEGVKK
- a CDS encoding response regulator, yielding MSENHKTILLVEDNPDDEALTIRALQRSHISNEIVVAHDGVEALDYLFGIGIYAERDISVKPTVILLDLKLPRVDGIEVLRRLREDERTKLLPVVVLTTSNEEQDMLDSYSLGCNSYIRKPVDFLQFSEAIRQLGMYWLLINEPPPDLKEQGAGRMEQGENQ